The following proteins are encoded in a genomic region of Zea mays cultivar B73 chromosome 9, Zm-B73-REFERENCE-NAM-5.0, whole genome shotgun sequence:
- the LOC118473424 gene encoding uncharacterized protein, with amino-acid sequence MHDRDTLNYTMGEQTDDDGFQDLQSSYKRNYAAEKMNAARIREGNLLRADRVATAHKAKPREFQIENRVDNKRANASKVILLQRVSANHIDLARLEPIECKVYWNGAFTGHFNWFKRRVDCN; translated from the exons ATGCATGATCGTGACACACTTAATTACACAATG GGGGAGCAAACTGATGATGATGGGTTCCAAGATCTGCAATCAAGCTACAAACGGAACTATGCCGCAGAGAAG ATGAATGCAGCAAGGATCAGAGAAGGGAATTTATTAAGGGCTGACAGAGTTGCTACTGCACATAAG GCCAAACCAAGAGAGTTCCAAATAGAAAATAGAGTTGACAACAAGCGTGCCAATGCATCAAAGGTGATATT GTTGCAAAGAGTGTCAGCTAATCATATTGATTTAGCCAG GTTGGAACCCATAGAATGCAAGGTCTACTGGAATGGTGCTTTCACTGGTCATTTCAATTGGTTCAAGAGAAGAGTCGATTGCAACTAG